Proteins co-encoded in one Anguilla anguilla isolate fAngAng1 chromosome 16, fAngAng1.pri, whole genome shotgun sequence genomic window:
- the LOC118214890 gene encoding nuclear receptor-interacting protein 3-like isoform X2, whose product MLYSGLRKDCGGKDMEIREAAALRQQRRMKQAVQFIHKDSADLLPLDGLKKLGTSKEMPHTIIQRRLLETNLSRCRLNNRGTKFTSNSIVLQNNSFNHSKLEDLTQPEEEDLIYVCCKCCGWELKALIDTGSQLNFMSSAYIEKLGLKDMVNMNKMVKDSLPFQRDLEAVGRMDKLSIEFGQVKFECAVTVVENHKAFISLGNRTLKSLKCVIDMEKQIIILGRTEREQVPFVGEKNASRDEISPGVKEC is encoded by the exons ATGTTGTATTCTGGATTGCGAAAAGACTGCGGCGGGAAAGATATGGAGATACGAGAGGCTGCAGCTTTGAGGCAGCAGCGGAGGATGAAGCAGGCGGTACAATTCATCCACAAGGACTCTGCCGACCTCCTGCCTCTGGACGGACTAAAGAAACTTGGAACCTCCAAGGAAATG CCGCATACCATAATTCAGAGACGGTTGTTGGAGACCAATTTGTCCCGATGCAGGCTCAACAATAGAGGAACAAAATTCACCAGTAATAGCATTGTGCTGCAGAACAACAGTTTTAACCACAGCAAACTGGAAGACCTTACCCAGCCTGAAGAGGAGGACCTTATTTACGTGTGCTGCAAG TGCTGTGGATGGGAGCTAAAGGCCTTGATTGACACTGGTTCCCAACTGAACTTCATGTCCTCAGCCTACATTGAGAAGCTTGG CTTGAAGGACATGgtcaacatgaataaaatggtgAAGGACTCCCTCCCATTCCAGCGTGACCTGGAAGCTGTGGGCCGAATGGATAAACTCAGCATTGAATTTGGACAAGTGAAGTTTGAATGTGCAGTGACTGTTGTGG aaaaCCACAAGGCATTCATCTCCCTTGGCAACAGGACCTTGAAGTCACTAAAG TGTGTAATTGATATGGAAAAGCAAATAATCATTCTGGGCAGAACGGAGAGGGAGCAGGTGCCGTTTGTTGGTGAGAAAAATGCATCAAGGGATGAAAT cTCTCCTGGAGTCAAAGAATGCTAA
- the LOC118214890 gene encoding nuclear receptor-interacting protein 3-like isoform X1, which yields MLYSGLRKDCGGKDMEIREAAALRQQRRMKQAVQFIHKDSADLLPLDGLKKLGTSKEMQPHTIIQRRLLETNLSRCRLNNRGTKFTSNSIVLQNNSFNHSKLEDLTQPEEEDLIYVCCKCCGWELKALIDTGSQLNFMSSAYIEKLGLKDMVNMNKMVKDSLPFQRDLEAVGRMDKLSIEFGQVKFECAVTVVENHKAFISLGNRTLKSLKCVIDMEKQIIILGRTEREQVPFVGEKNASRDEISPGVKEC from the exons ATGTTGTATTCTGGATTGCGAAAAGACTGCGGCGGGAAAGATATGGAGATACGAGAGGCTGCAGCTTTGAGGCAGCAGCGGAGGATGAAGCAGGCGGTACAATTCATCCACAAGGACTCTGCCGACCTCCTGCCTCTGGACGGACTAAAGAAACTTGGAACCTCCAAGGAAATG CAGCCGCATACCATAATTCAGAGACGGTTGTTGGAGACCAATTTGTCCCGATGCAGGCTCAACAATAGAGGAACAAAATTCACCAGTAATAGCATTGTGCTGCAGAACAACAGTTTTAACCACAGCAAACTGGAAGACCTTACCCAGCCTGAAGAGGAGGACCTTATTTACGTGTGCTGCAAG TGCTGTGGATGGGAGCTAAAGGCCTTGATTGACACTGGTTCCCAACTGAACTTCATGTCCTCAGCCTACATTGAGAAGCTTGG CTTGAAGGACATGgtcaacatgaataaaatggtgAAGGACTCCCTCCCATTCCAGCGTGACCTGGAAGCTGTGGGCCGAATGGATAAACTCAGCATTGAATTTGGACAAGTGAAGTTTGAATGTGCAGTGACTGTTGTGG aaaaCCACAAGGCATTCATCTCCCTTGGCAACAGGACCTTGAAGTCACTAAAG TGTGTAATTGATATGGAAAAGCAAATAATCATTCTGGGCAGAACGGAGAGGGAGCAGGTGCCGTTTGTTGGTGAGAAAAATGCATCAAGGGATGAAAT cTCTCCTGGAGTCAAAGAATGCTAA